Proteins encoded within one genomic window of Mesobacillus subterraneus:
- a CDS encoding YhfX family PLP-dependent enzyme: MFLDVTKRRNPKLIQTGVTLHQSGKIPPNTYVIDMDILQENVRLLAESARTHGIQLYFMSKQLGRLPEIGLKIAENGIEKAVAVEFDEGKRLHEAGIKIGNICHLVQPGKHQWAEVLSWNPEVVTVFSVERARQVSNEAVKRGKVQDILLKVFGDADVIYPGQEGGIRLAELAGELQRLASLPGIRIAGVTTFPNFQLGDNHESMEPTENFYTLLKAKEILAQWGITVDQMNGPSATSCETIPFLAESGVTHGEPGHALTGTTPLHAYRDLPEKPAIIYVTEVSHEDEDVYHVIGGGYYGRSNLTGCLVGNSAAEILEQSVPAYEVSPEAIDYYGRIGKPDGFSVDIGDTAIFAFRTQLFVTRAHIALVKGIQTGSPEIIHFERKG; this comes from the coding sequence ATGTTTTTAGATGTGACAAAAAGAAGGAATCCAAAGCTGATCCAAACTGGTGTGACATTGCATCAAAGCGGAAAAATTCCGCCGAATACGTATGTGATTGACATGGACATTTTACAGGAAAACGTCCGGCTGCTTGCTGAATCCGCCAGAACTCATGGAATCCAGCTCTACTTTATGAGCAAGCAGCTCGGCAGGCTGCCGGAAATCGGCTTGAAGATTGCAGAAAATGGCATTGAAAAGGCAGTGGCAGTCGAATTTGATGAAGGAAAAAGGCTGCATGAGGCGGGGATAAAAATTGGCAATATCTGCCATCTCGTCCAGCCGGGTAAACACCAGTGGGCAGAGGTTTTGTCCTGGAATCCAGAGGTAGTAACGGTATTTTCTGTGGAGAGGGCCCGTCAAGTCTCAAACGAAGCAGTAAAACGGGGGAAAGTCCAGGATATCCTCCTTAAGGTGTTTGGTGACGCGGATGTTATTTATCCAGGGCAAGAGGGGGGCATTCGACTTGCGGAACTGGCTGGTGAGCTCCAAAGGCTTGCTAGTCTTCCGGGAATAAGGATTGCTGGGGTGACGACATTCCCCAACTTTCAGCTAGGTGATAATCATGAAAGTATGGAGCCTACGGAAAATTTTTACACTCTGCTTAAAGCAAAAGAAATTCTTGCACAATGGGGTATTACAGTTGACCAGATGAATGGTCCGAGTGCTACAAGCTGTGAAACGATTCCATTTTTAGCCGAAAGTGGGGTCACCCATGGCGAGCCAGGACATGCGCTGACAGGAACGACGCCATTGCATGCGTATCGTGACCTGCCAGAGAAGCCTGCGATCATTTATGTGACAGAAGTTTCTCATGAAGATGAAGATGTATATCATGTCATCGGCGGCGGTTATTACGGCCGCTCCAATCTAACAGGTTGCCTGGTAGGAAACAGTGCCGCGGAAATTCTGGAGCAATCAGTGCCTGCCTATGAAGTCTCACCAGAAGCCATCGATTATTACGGAAGAATCGGCAAGCCGGATGGCTTTTCTGTCGATATAGGCGATACAGCTATTTTTGCCTTTCGGACCCAGTTGTTTGTGACTCGCGCCCATATTGCGCTTGTGAAAGGGATTCAGACAGGTAGCCCGGAAATCATTCATTTTGAAAGGAAGGGGTAG
- a CDS encoding aminotransferase class V-fold PLP-dependent enzyme: MSSYDAKKLKYAESVLPSLTIEEASRLQFKLVHMMSAHFEGKQFLSMGDLGVSPKYKRPEQTYRAERAIADFFGTEECALVRGAGTGAIRLVLSTLLSAGDKMLIHQAPVYTTTKETIRILGIETESVDFNELESVREAVKLTDAKVFYIQHARQQPTDTYKLKEVITAVKSVREDLPIVVDDNYCAFKTQGIGVEHGADYSTFSGFKVLGPEGVAIIVGKKTGLDVIHERNYSGGGQVQGYEAMELLRMMTFAPVSLAIQNEQVEELCRRLNEGEVPGINTAYMTNAQSKNVIVELDEPIAQKVISLSDKNGAATHPVGAESKYEIIPMIYRVSGSFIEAQPKLKEYGLRINPMKAGAETILDILNRVIPAAQQE, translated from the coding sequence ATGTCCAGCTATGATGCGAAAAAATTGAAATATGCAGAGTCAGTTTTACCGAGCCTGACAATTGAGGAAGCGTCAAGACTGCAATTTAAGCTTGTCCATATGATGAGCGCCCACTTCGAAGGCAAGCAGTTTTTATCAATGGGTGACCTGGGAGTTTCGCCGAAATACAAGCGACCTGAACAAACGTATCGAGCTGAACGGGCAATTGCAGATTTTTTCGGCACTGAGGAATGTGCCCTTGTGAGAGGAGCAGGGACCGGTGCGATTCGTCTCGTGCTGAGCACGCTCCTTTCAGCCGGAGATAAAATGCTGATTCATCAAGCTCCTGTCTATACCACCACAAAAGAAACAATCCGTATCCTTGGAATCGAGACGGAGAGCGTGGATTTTAATGAGCTTGAGTCCGTTCGTGAAGCGGTAAAACTTACGGATGCGAAAGTATTTTACATCCAGCATGCGCGCCAGCAGCCTACCGACACTTACAAGCTGAAAGAAGTCATCACTGCTGTCAAAAGTGTAAGGGAAGACTTGCCGATTGTCGTTGATGATAATTATTGTGCTTTCAAAACCCAAGGCATCGGTGTCGAACATGGTGCTGACTATTCTACTTTTTCAGGATTTAAAGTACTTGGTCCAGAAGGAGTCGCGATCATTGTTGGTAAGAAAACGGGATTAGATGTCATTCATGAGCGGAATTACTCGGGCGGAGGTCAGGTACAGGGGTATGAAGCTATGGAGCTCCTCCGGATGATGACCTTTGCGCCGGTCTCCCTGGCAATCCAGAATGAACAGGTCGAAGAGCTTTGCAGGCGATTAAATGAAGGAGAAGTACCGGGAATCAACACGGCGTACATGACGAATGCTCAATCCAAAAATGTCATCGTTGAACTCGATGAGCCAATAGCGCAGAAGGTGATTTCGTTAAGCGACAAGAATGGAGCGGCAACACACCCGGTTGGAGCTGAATCAAAATATGAAATCATTCCGATGATCTACCGAGTGTCCGGAAGCTTTATTGAGGCACAGCCAAAACTCAAGGAATATGGATTAAGAATCAATCCAATGAAAGCCGGTGCGGAGACGATTCTCGATATTTTAAACAGAGTCATCCCGGCAGCTCAGCAGGAATGA
- a CDS encoding phosphotriesterase family protein yields the protein MIQTVLGKIKPETLGVCSVHEHLSIDLSRIKKDPDTILDDEPGMMEELRDFHLEGGRAMVEVTNDGMGRDVLRLKRLSETSGVHIIACTGFYKDPFIPEYAQNWCADQFAEHFIKEATEGIEDTGIFPGVIGEVGTSKNEIKPIERELMIGAALAGVATGLPVTTHTTLGTLGYEQVQLLTAQGLSTEQIIIGHQDLNPDFDEVLAVLETGVFIDFDTIGKNNYRPDDERIEFLLEFIKRGYEKQILLSADLTRKSHWKKHGGPGYDLVLRDFIPKLRSHGVSEDIINKFLISNPARAFTKKERA from the coding sequence ATGATTCAAACGGTCTTAGGAAAAATCAAGCCTGAAACATTGGGAGTATGCTCTGTCCATGAGCATCTCTCCATTGACCTCTCAAGAATAAAGAAAGACCCGGATACGATCCTCGATGATGAGCCTGGAATGATGGAGGAACTCCGAGATTTCCATCTCGAGGGCGGCAGGGCAATGGTGGAAGTAACCAATGACGGCATGGGGCGGGATGTACTCCGCCTAAAAAGGCTAAGTGAAACATCAGGTGTCCATATCATTGCCTGTACCGGTTTTTATAAGGATCCGTTCATACCTGAATACGCTCAGAATTGGTGTGCTGACCAATTTGCAGAGCATTTTATCAAGGAAGCAACAGAAGGAATTGAAGACACGGGAATCTTTCCCGGTGTCATCGGTGAGGTAGGAACAAGCAAAAATGAGATCAAACCGATCGAGCGGGAACTGATGATTGGTGCAGCATTGGCTGGAGTAGCAACGGGGCTGCCCGTGACAACGCATACTACCCTGGGAACACTTGGTTATGAACAGGTTCAGCTCCTTACCGCTCAAGGGTTATCAACTGAACAGATCATCATCGGACATCAGGATTTAAACCCTGATTTCGATGAGGTGCTTGCTGTCCTCGAAACGGGTGTGTTTATTGATTTTGACACGATCGGAAAAAACAACTACCGTCCTGATGACGAACGGATTGAGTTTTTACTAGAATTCATTAAAAGAGGCTATGAAAAACAAATTCTACTATCAGCCGACTTGACGAGAAAATCTCATTGGAAAAAGCATGGCGGTCCAGGCTATGACCTTGTTCTTAGAGATTTCATTCCGAAGCTTCGATCACATGGGGTGTCCGAGGATATCATCAATAAATTCCTGATCTCTAATCCAGCAAGAGCTTTTACCAAAAAGGAGAGAGCTTAA